Proteins encoded by one window of Crassostrea angulata isolate pt1a10 chromosome 9, ASM2561291v2, whole genome shotgun sequence:
- the LOC128163126 gene encoding secernin-1-like: MADIFVALTPFTKDCVIFGKNANQPPTDVQQVIYCAGADYTTGSKVKTTLLEIDQVSRTHACVLSQTAGSWGAEMGANDQGVCAGYTSVFTKLSSLEGNMLTPSDLTRLILERSGSAKSAVQTVTSLIDQHGQGGRFGVDNPRPYCGVFLIADRDEAWVVECAGKSWVAKQITEGTCAISNCLSISTDYTMTSSNLQEQSVTSGHWSSEKGPVDFAVAFGDDPPTEIGCTNPTERRSTGSDLLKNIANHGSFSTKDMFEILRKMAIEDSRLLQTTGSHVTILSSAGLPDSHWFTGTPCPSLSVFKPFMFSDNVDIGDYTRSLSKDDKRHVLYKYHEKARELMASGSPKGEALSQLMRSLEGKCVVEMDEFCQQFSVENISDVDELFKDICESEIKFYL; encoded by the exons ATGGCCGACATATTTGTGGCGCTCACCCCATTCACCAAAGACTGCGTCATATTTGGAAAAAACGCCAATCAACCACCAACGGACGTACAACAAGTCATCTACTGCGCAGGCGCAGATTATACAACCGGAAGTAAAGTCAAG acgacactgttagaaatagaCCAAGTCAGTAGAACCCACGCATGCGTTCTCAGCCAGACGGCGGGGTCATGGGGAGCGGAAATGGGAGCCAACGACCAGGGAGTCTGCGCTGGATATACTTCCGTTTTCACTAAGTTATCCAGCTTAGAAGGAAACATGCTGACTCCATCCGATCTTACTAG ACTGATTCTAGAAAGATCGGGTTCCGCTAAGTCTGCTGTTCAGACTGTGACGTCATTGATAGATCAGCATGGGCAGGGAGGGAGGTTTGGAGTGGACAACCCCCGGCCTTACTGTGGCGTTTTCCTGATCGCAGACAGAGACGAGGCGTGGGTGGTGGAGTGTGCCGGGAAGTCATGGGTCGCTAAACAAATCACAG AGGGCACATGCGCTATTTCAAATTGTCTCTCAATATCTACGGACTATACCATGACGTCATCAAACCTCCAAGAACAAAGCGTGACGTCGGGACACTGGTCTTCAGAAAAGGGACCAGTAGATTTTGCTGTCGCGTTTGGAGACGACCCTCCAACTGAGATCGGTTGTACGAACCCCACAGAACGTCGCAGTACCGGAAGTGACCTGCTGAAGAATATCGCGAACCACG GATCGTTTTCCACCAAAgatatgtttgaaattttaagaaaaatggcGATCGAGGACAGCCGTCTGCTACAAACAACCGGAAGTCACGTGACTATTCTGTCGTCTGCTGGTTTACCCGACAGCCATTGGTTCACGGGTACTCCCTGTCCGAGTTTATCCGTCTTCAAACCCTTCATGTTTTCTGACAATGTAGACATTGGTGATTATACCCGCTCTCTTTCCAAGGACGACAAACGCCATGTTCTCTACAAGTATCACGAGAAAGCGCGAGAGTTAATGGCTAGTGGGTCACCCAAGGGCGAGGCTCTGTCTCAACTCATGAGGAGTTTGGAAGGGAAATGTGTTGTTGAAATGGATGAATTCTGTCAGCAGTTTTCTGTGGAAAATATTTCAGATGTGGACGAACTTTTCAAGGATATTTGTGAATCCGAGATTAAGTTTTATCTTTGA
- the LOC128163965 gene encoding hypoxanthine-guanine phosphoribosyltransferase-like gives MSGDNAQRRTNFITIQDDTPGYRLDEFCIPKHYEDDLSRVLIPAGLINDRIERLARDIVEDFDEDGLVALCVLKGGYKFFTDLLDKIKGLNRNLGRSVPLAVDFIRLKSYVDDQSSGNIEVIGGDNLKNLQGKNVLVVEDIIDTGKTMQKLLEILQGVKPKCIKVASMLVKRTPRSSGYKPDYTGFEIPDIFIVGYALDYNEYFRDLNHVCEINEAGKQKYASK, from the exons atgTCAGGAGACAACGCTCAAAGGAGGACAAATTTCATCACG ATACAGGATGACACCCCTGGGTACAGACTGGATGAGTTCTGTATCCCCAAACACTACGAGGACGATTTATCGCGAGTTCTGATCCCAGCTGGTTTAATTAACGACAG AATCGAGCGTCTTGCCCGGGACATTGTGGAGGATTTCGATGAGGACGGATTGGTGGCGCTGTGTGTACTGAAGGGCGGCTACAAGTTCTTCACCGACCTCCTGGACAAAATCAAAGGACTGAACCGCAACCTGGGCAGGTCCGTGCCGCTCGCCGTCGATTTCATCCGCCTTAAGAGCTATGTG GATGACCAGTCCTCAGGAAATATTGAAGTTATTGGTGGAGACAATCTGAAGAACCTCCAGGGCAAG AATGTGTTGGTGGTTGAGGATATTATTGATACAGGTAAAACCATGCAGAAACTCCTAGAAATCCTGCAGGGAGTGAAACCAAAATGTATCAAAGTGGCCAG TATGCTGGTAAAACGAACACCTAGAAGTTCTGGATACAAGCCTGATT ACACTGGGTTTGAAATTCCTGACATTTTCATCGTGGGATATGCCTTAGATTATAATGAATACTTTAGGGATTTAAAT CATGTTTGTGAAATAAATGAAGCAGGGAAACAAAAATATGCATCCAAGTGA
- the LOC128163702 gene encoding uncharacterized protein LOC128163702 encodes MAAPMKTCGFCKKNIRDKSYRSLASNISQDHYGNIFKILGIAMTGVLCNQCVNKLNRIRKLNGDIETKVVSLTEERDKLLATLKTMPGIVQQCVSTPRRGEKRPLVKQTPTPRSRLKKSLFSTPTRKCSPAPKVTPEKRVVTQVTRSTQTKQPREDFDVKITVKYPHGERSKYVNTEPEKSALKAMMNSKKPEAIMKHYRKNDKYKDAIVNVVKKEIQKEINVLVRRNGNVFQNQSSENLLKFDWTAVSHEFQAKAPYLHNILCGAANLDLRTKKKLPGVITSAAILLYTRSQGLNQLQYILGLIADKCGMTKEGLKILHDLGVVVSPTSIMKKKKQLVKQQEKQIMETVSTYVNHKQEFTRNASGLSPTAGLESDTEVTSLAACGDSETQGLPCHAAVVESEADKTQYHTGRTESSAENNLLFSAACENDDKSDTGDHLVQNIISKPKPIEILGDNLDVTISPAKMTMEKQRKSLHWFLVMAKQKRITAEDLNLPSDMLRERNDVLRVPTNSWIPSMVQTDSLCKNIVFHVSHILLKYIEFLKPASASFPTYISHPYMEKTKEKSIFLNCDLIEASENSSQGMITILQRIHHLAVPHVDNETPERIVFGGDVLTNERAFSAQEAMQNVPSEFESLSGLIHRPEGLHREMNFLLVY; translated from the exons ATGGCGGCGCCCATGAAGACGTGTGgtttttgtaagaaaaatatccGGGATAAATCTTACAGGTCCTTAGCATCAAATATTAGCCAAGATCACTatggaaatattttcaaaatactggGAATAGCTATGACTGGCGTTCTTTGCAATCAGTGTGTGAATAAACTGAACAGAATAAGGAAATTAAATGGGGACATTGAGACGAAAGTTGTGTCGTTAACAGAAGAACGCGACAAACTTTTAGCGACACTCAAAACAATGCCAGGCATTGTTCAACAGTGTGTAAGTACGCCTAGAAGAGGGGAAAAAAGACCGTTAGTTAAACAAACGCCGACACCAAGGTCAAGGCTCAAGAAAAGTTTATTTTCCACACCTACCCGTAAATGTAGTCCTGCACCTAAAGTCACACCAGAGAAAAGGGTTGTAACTCAAGTCACAAGGTCAACGCAGACAAAACAACCACGAGAAGATTTTGATGTTAAG atCACAGTCAAGTACCCACATGGTGAACGCTCCAAGTATGTTAACACTGAACCTGAAAAATCAGCCTTGAAAGCTATGATGAACAGCAAGAAACCTGAAGCAATTATGAAACATTACaggaaaaatgataaatacaagGATGCTATTGTGAATGTTGTGAAAAAAGAGATTCAGAAAGAAATTAATGTTCTTGTTAGAAGAAATGGAAATGTCTTCCAAAATCAAAGTTCAGAAAACCTTCTTAAATTTGATTGGACAGCTGTTTCTCATGAATTTCAAGCCAAAGCTCCTTACTTGCATAATATTCTATGTGGTGCGGCTAACCTGGATTTGAGAACCAAGAAAAAGTTGCCTGGTGTGATAACCTCTGCAGCTATATTACTTTACACAAGATCCCAAGGACTTAATCAGCTGCAGTATATCTTAGGACTTATTGCAGACAAATGTGGAATGACCAAAGAG GGTTTGAAAATACTTCATGATCTTGGTGTAGTTGTGTCGCCTACAAgcataatgaaaaagaaaaaacaacttGTGAAACAGCAAGAAAAACAGATTATGGAAACAGTTTCAACATATGTAAATCACAAACAAGAGTTCACAAGGAATGCTTCAGGACTGTCTCCTACTGCAGGGCTTGAAAGTGATACAGAAGTAACTTCGCTTGCTGCTTGTGGAGACAGTGAGACACAAGGCTTACCGTGCCATGCTGCTGTTGTTGAAAGTGAAGCAGACAAAACACAGTACCATACTGGTAGAACTGAAAGTAGTGCAGAAAACAATTTGCTTTTTTCTGCTGCATGTGAAAATGATGATAAATCTGATACAGGAGATCATTtagttcagaacattatttcaAAACCAAAGCCAATAGAAATTCTTGGGGATAATTTGGACGTCACGATCAGTCCAGCAAAGATGACCATGGAGAAACAGCGCAAGAGCTTACACTGGTTCCTAGTCATGGCCAAGCAAAAACGAATTACAGCAGAGGACTTGAATTTACCGTCCGATATGTTGAGAGAAAGAAATGATGTTTTACGTGTACCAACAAATAGTTGGATACCATCGATGGTACAGACTGACAGCCTTTGTAAAAACATTGTTTTCCATGTATCTCACATCCTGCTGAAGTATATTGAGTTTTTGAAACCTGCAAGTGCAAGCTTTCCAACTTATATTTCACATCCATACATGGAGAAGACAAAGGAGAAGTCTATTTTTCTCAATTGTGACCTAATTGAAGCCAGTGAGAATTCTTCTCAAG GCATGATTACTATACTTCAAAGAATCCATCACCTAGCAGTTCCACATGTAGACAATGAAACGCCAGAAAGAATTGTGTTCGGTGGAGACGTTCTGACGAATGAGAGAGCTTTTTCTGCGCAGGAGGCCATGCAGAATGTCCCATCTGAATTTGAGAGCCTTAGTGGATTAATTCACAGGCCAGAGGGATTGCACAGGGAAATGAACTTTCTTTTGGTATACTGA
- the LOC128163707 gene encoding uncharacterized protein LOC128163707 produces the protein MDADSNPVHCFLLMSLLLRDTCNAYQMGDGERIVRNAYMEWLYASAVNAYMEWLYASAVKHSKYKIWLWRMITYIIAILDTKESFEYKWNMTVNLKGGIKNNIPNDNCVEIQVHNIKSQLNTQGANKSFQSARLICMTTQVVDGIKDQLMKSTKTVKSRSTRPTVDKTGDIVRIVKVLRQKGQVKDLKWESFSNFKEPLYSINSEDLHNWIKAQKNVASFLM, from the coding sequence ATGGATGCAGATTCAAATCCTGTTCATTGCTTTCTTTTAATGTCTTTATTGTTAAGAGATACATGCAATGCTTATCAAATGGGTGATGGTGAAAGAATTGTACGCAATGCTTATATGGAATGGCTGTATGCTTCTGCAGTCAATGCTTATATGGAATGGCTGTATGCTTCTGCAGTAAAAcactcaaaatataaaatttggcTTTGGCGAATGATTACATACATAATTGCCATACTAGATACCAAAGAAAGCTTTGAGTATAAATGGAACATGACTGTTAACTTGAAAGGtggaattaaaaacaatattccaaATGATAATTGTGTAGAGATACAGGTACACAATATTAAATCTCAGTTAAACACACAAGGTGCAAACAAATCCTTTCAATCTGCAAGGCTAATTTGTATGACAACACAAGTAGTAGATGGAATAAAAGATCAGTTAATGAAAAGTACTAAAACTGTAAAATCAAGGAGCACGAGACCAACAGTTGACAAAACAGGTGATATTGTTAGAATTGTGAAAGTATTGCGACAAAAAGGACAGGTGAAAGATTTAAAATGGGaaagtttttcaaattttaaggaGCCATTGTATTCTATTAATAGTGAAGACTTGCACAACTGGATTAAAGCTCAAAAGAATGTTGCAAGTTTTCTTATGTAA
- the LOC128163703 gene encoding uncharacterized protein LOC128163703 yields the protein MAFQPIRMLITYLCSAIVNMAGKFQNVCKRFSLDALKPFQEETITQLLKGRDSFLSVKTGGGKSICYQGFQLMWTELNGCECSVLIVSPLLSIMKEQCEYLKSCDFTSTYIGRDSSEDIDIINGNFQFLFASPESILSVNKWRDMLVASKHFKLFVVDEAHTVLHWGESEIEMEPFRIWYSKLGEIRSLIQCPVLLITATANRSARMEMQKKFCMIDCHEIIQNPDRENIKLFVHKFKSTVSHGDIFYFLIHLLKKDKELCERFLIFCPSIKTCSELFSAFRMKLGHIIKHVDMFHSQSPDTVKEKIKEDMSVESGNIRVLVATSAAGMGVNFRSVKYVINYGPPKDMDGFVQQFGRAGRDGGVAMALLLFNGKQCRKLDEDMKTYTQNKETCRRDIILSAYKSKSDPKRLRHMCCDICDVQCDCNSTDCSNFKHPFYKYELPVCSSDSDNSADDMFDDDSD from the exons ATGGcatttcaaccaatcagaatgCTTATAACGTATCTGTGTTCGGCTATCGTAAACATGGCGGGCAAGTTTCAAAATGTGTGTAAAAGGTTCAGTTTAGATGCGTTAAAACCTTTCCAGGAGGAAACAATTACACAGCTGTTGAAAGGCAGGGATTCATTTCTTTCCGTTAAAACAGGCGGTGGCAAAAGTATTTGCTATCAAGGTTTCCAGCTGATGTGGACGGAATTGAACGGATGCGAATGCAGTGTTTTGATAGTTTCTCCATTGCTTTCGATAATGAAAGAACAATGTGAATACTTGAAATCTTGTGATTTTACCTCAACGTATATTGGCAGAGATAGTAGCGAAGACATAGACATTATCAATGGTAATTTTCAATTCCTGTTTGCTTCACCGGAATCCATTTTGTCTGTAAATAAGTGGAGGGACATGCTCGTTGCTAGCAAACATTTCAAACTGTTCGTCGTCGATGAGGCCCATACTGTATTGCATTG GGGTGAAAGTGAAATCGAGATGGAACCTTTCCGTATTTGGTACAGCAAGCTAGGCGAAATCAGATCCCTAATACAGTGTCCTGTCCTGTTGATAACTGCAACAGCTAACAGATCAGCTCGAATGGAAATGCAGAAGAAGTTTTGCATGATAGATTGTCatgaaattattcaaaatcCTGATAGAGAAAATATCAAGCTGTTTGTTCATAAATTTAAGAGCACAGTTTCACATGGAGACATTTTCTACTTTCTTATTCACTTGTTAAAAAAGGACAAAGAACTGTGTGAAAGATTTTTGATATTCTGTCCTTCAATTAAAACATGCAGTGAATTATTTTCTGCTTTTAGGATGAAACTTGGGCATATCATTAAGCATGTTGACATGTTTCATTCACAATCACCAGACACAGTTAAAGAAAAGATTAAAGAAGACATGAGTGTAGAGAGTGGTAACATCAGAGTTTTAGTTGCAACAAGTGCAGCAGGGATGGGAGTGAATTTCAGATCGgttaaatatgttataaattatGGACCTCCCAAAGATATGGATGGATTTGTCCAACAGTTCGGTAGAGCAGGTCGTGATGGAGGAGTGGCCATGGCCTTGTTACTTTTTAATGGTAAACAGTGTAGAAAATTGGATGAAGACATGAAAACCTATACTCAAAATAAAGAAACTTGTCGTAGGGACATCATACTTTCAGCATACAAATCAAAATCTGACCCCAAAAGATTAAGGCACATGTGCTGTGATATTTGTGATGTCCAATGTGATTGTAATAGTACTGactgttcaaattttaaacatccaTTTTATAAATACGAATTGCCTGTGTGTTCTTCAGATTCTGATAATAGTGCTGACGACATGTTTGACGACGATTcagattaa